CTGCTGGGCACCCATGGCACTCAGCTTCATACCCAGTAAGAGTGGTTCTTACCTAGGGTCACCAAGAGGACCTGCTCATGTGTTTGAGAGGCTATTCAGGGGAGCCTCTCTCTGTGACTACACAAATATAATCTATTTTCCAagtaagtttgaaaaaaaaaaagggtaggggGAGGTTCCTGGTGGGAAAGCAGTGATATACGGGGTGAAGAGATGGAAAGGGAGTGTTGAACTTTTTGGTAAGTCAGTTGACACGTGATATGAGGCCACTTCGATGAGGTCACTTCGATTTACTTGAAAAACAAGTTTAATTTGCCCTGACTCTGACTTGTTCTTGAGGAAAGAATGCCTTGAAGGGAGAGACCACCTGGAATTGACTGGAAAAGAGTGCAGCTGGCTTGCTTTCTTTGCTTATGGCTCTTTGAGGAGAAGATGAGCTTAGGGGTCCCATCAGAATATTGTAttctttttggtttgtgttttgtgttttgtgttgtttttagtagacatagacAGGGCTCACTGTGTTCCCCAGTCTGGAGAACAgtctattcacaggtgtgatcacagTGCACACCACAGCccgcaactcctgggctcaaacaatccttgcCTCCCAGTTAGCTAAGACTACAGttacacacaccaccacatccaacttAGAATATTGTCTTCTGTGGTGGACTTCTCAGGCAGAGGCTCAGAAGGAAATGCTGTGAGAATGTTTAGCTCGTTGAGAGGTCAACTTAGTAGGTCATGTCCACAGCGTATTAGTCTTGCTCTTGCTCTAAGGAAATGCAGTTAGAATGTTTAGCTCTCTGGGAGGTCAACTTAGTAGGTCACGTCCACAGCATGTTGGTCTTACTCTTGCTGTAAGAGTAAGACTCACTTTCCTACTGTGTTTTATAGGAGACCAAAAAATAACAGCCAAGGTCTAATCAGCCTCCAACCTCAAAATGAGTACCAAGTGGTCTAAGAGCTAGATAGCCATTTACTCTGAATTTGGTTGGTTTGGGGGAAGAAGTCCCCTCCTTTATAATGGGGGTCTCTCCACAGAGGCCAAGTGAGGTTGGTGCAGGGAGGAGGTGCAGCAAATTTACAATTCATTCAGGCCCTCTTGGACTCAGAGGAAGAGAATGACAGAGCTTGGGATGGTCGTCTTGGGGATCGATACAACCCACCCGGTAAGAGGAAAAGTCCCTAATGTTGGAAGACTTTTACTGGAAAACCTTTTAGTGATATTTTGAATGATAGATTACATTGAAAGAAGGTACGATAATTTAAGGAATAAGGAGTCCTTACAGCCCCAGTATATTCAGCCACAGGGGTGGGCTTGGGTACAGTTCTGCTAACTGTCCTCTGAGGCTGGAAGACCTAGGATGAAACTTCTACTTGGTACTCACAGTGGATGCTACCCCTGACACCCGGGAGCTGGAATGCAATGAGATCAAGACACAAGTGGAACTGGCCACAGGGCAGCTGGGGCTTAGGCGGGCCGCCCAGGAGCACAGCTTTCCTCGAATGTTGCACCAGGTAGgcctctccacctcccagcctggCAGCAGGCCTGCCAAAGCAGCCAGAATCTCTGCCCCAGAGAAAAAGGAAGTCAACTTTCCAAGGAAGAAGCCTcaagggctggggctggagagtTAACCAGCCCCCACTGGAGTTCTGTGGGACGGACTACGATGTGTTGTGTCCGTTTCTATAACAACAGCAATGTCTTTGGAGGAGGGGGTTTGATATGGCTGAAGTGGCCCTCTATTTCTGCTAGCAATATTCCCCAATCCCTTCCATTTAGAGAGAACGGGGCCTCTGCCACCGGGGAAGCTTCTCCCTTGGAGAACAGTCTCGAGTGATATCTCAGTGAGTATGGGGCTCGGTGAAGAGACTCTAAGGGCCAGATAGGTCTTATCTCCTAAACTTTGAAGGGGTAGGTGTTAAAGGAGCCTCAGAGATATTAAAGGTTAGGTTAAATGGGGTTGAAACTTTGAGAGTAAGCAAAGTGGAAAAGTGTAGAAAATTGTAGAAATTTAGAGGATGGTGGAATGATTGAAAGACGGGATTGCACTCACAGCCAAAAGGGAAGAATGACTGTTCTGATATTCCAGCTTTGTTAGGATTTTGCTAATTGGGACACTCCTTATCCTGAGCACCGCTTAccctcactttctctctccttccctagCTTCTTGCCCAATGATCTGGGCTTCACTGATAGCTACTCTCAGAAGGCTTTCTGTGGCATCTACAGCAAAGATGGTCAAATATTCATGTCTGCTTGCCAAGGTACCAGACCCTGGTCCTATAAACTGTCTTTTCCTGGGACATGGAATGTTCCCCCTGACTGAGGCTAGAAAGCCACAGATGGGGAGCTCAGACCTGGCTTAAGGATGCTTAGTCAGAGCATGTTTCCCATGATAAAGGGAAGACTCCACAAGTACACTGAGTGGGAGACGTCTAATCTAGGAAAGTTACAAGGAAAGTGTTCCATAATTCTGCCTGATCTCTACTTATACAGACCAGACAATCCGACTGTATGACTGCCGGTATGGCCGTTTCCGTAAATTCAAGAGCATCAAGGCCCGCGACGTAGGCTGGAGCGTCTTGGATGTGGCCTTCACACCCGATGGGAACCACTTCCTCTACTCCAGCTGGTCTGATTACAGTGAGTATGCACCAGGCTTCCACTGACTCTCCAGCCTGGGACCTGAGGTTTCCATGTGCCTGTCCCCTCTGAGCCAGGATCCCTCACTTTGTCCTCGGAAAATCACTCCCAAAGTGCTCCAGTACCCTTGTCCTCTGTTTGACCTCTTCCCTAGCTTCACTTTCACtctccttcccccatccctgAAAGATTCTTGTTTTTTTGCTTCTCTTAGTTCATATCTGCAATATCTATGGTGAGGGAGATACACACACTGCCCTGGATCTCAGGTACTGGCTTCCCTTTCTGGTCGGACTCATCAGAAACTTCTCAAGGGAAGCTCTTCAGGAGCAAACCTCTTGAGTTGGAAGTTCTGCTTAGGGGAAAAAGTATACTGATGGGTCTGTGTGCATTCCTGGGAGGGAAGCACCATCTTGTCAGCCAGAGGACTGGGTAAAATAGATGCTTGTGGGATGATTTCTGGGTTCTCACTGAGGATCTGCATTGTGGTACATGTTAGCCAGACTTCTTTTTTCCCCTGGGGATGTGCCTCACAACCATTGTCAGATTCTATGTAGATTAACAAAAGCTGAAGGGAAGTCCACTTAACCCAGCTCCTTCTTTGCTTTCAGGCCAGATGAGCGTCGCTTTGCTGTCTTCTCCATTGCTGTGTCCTCAGATGGACGAGAAGTACTAGGAGGGTGAGTGCTTATGGGGTATGTTTCCCTCAATAACAAGATGGGGGTTCTGCCAGAGATGAGCTCTGCTGTTACACAGATGGCACCGGCAGCTGCAGAGAACAACCAGACCTTCTCCAAGGTCAGGATTTACAGGTTGCTTCACCCCTTGCTCTCCATTTTCCCAGCACAAGATAGGAGGTGTCAAGCCTCCTTGAAACACAGCTAACTTTTCCCCGACTTCCTATATAAAAAGAGCAAAGGACTTGACCCAGAGCAGGATTTCTCAGTGGAACTCTCTAGAGCATATACCATATTGGTCCTCTCGATCATGGCTCCAGGACCCTCCTTTATCCCTTCCCTTTCAGGGCCAATGATGGCTGCCTGTATGTCTTTGACCGAGAACAGAACCGGCGCACCCTTCAGGTATGGCTCCTGAGAGAGAGCCTCTGTTTCCTGGTCTTTGGCTTATTATGAGACCTAGAAAGAGGTCTTATATACTGGCCTCCTTTTCGCCTAGATTGAGTCCCATGAGGATGACGTGAATGCAGTGGCCTTTGCTGATATAAGCTCCCAAATCCTGTTCTCTGGGGGAGACGATGCCATCTGCAAAGTGTGGGATCGACGCACCATGCGGGAGGATGACCCCAAGCCTGTGGGTGCACTGGCTGGACACCAGGATGGCATCACCTTCATTGACAGCAAGGTGGGCCAGGAGGCAGGACTGCACAGCCAGGCCACTAAGGTTCTGGTTGCCCAGGAGGGCATGAAAGTGGACTGGTGTGGGAATTTAACAAGCTCCTTATTGACCAAGGTTTGTAAGAGTTGGAGTTTAGGGAAGGGGCTCAAGCCAGGGAACATGAATTCCATCTGTACTCACCAGTCCTCAAGGAGCAAGGCAGGGCTTTCCATACAAGA
The Theropithecus gelada isolate Dixy chromosome 7b, Tgel_1.0, whole genome shotgun sequence DNA segment above includes these coding regions:
- the DCAF11 gene encoding DDB1- and CUL4-associated factor 11 isoform X5 codes for the protein MKMWIWPRGQVRLVQGGGAANLQFIQALLDSEEENDRAWDGRLGDRYNPPVDATPDTRELECNEIKTQVELATGQLGLRRAAQEHSFPRMLHQRERGLCHRGSFSLGEQSRVISHFLPNDLGFTDSYSQKAFCGIYSKDGQIFMSACQDQTIRLYDCRYGRFRKFKSIKARDVGWSVLDVAFTPDGNHFLYSSWSDYIHICNIYGEGDTHTALDLRPDERRFAVFSIAVSSDGREVLGGANDGCLYVFDREQNRRTLQIESHEDDVNAVAFADISSQILFSGGDDAICKVWDRRTMREDDPKPVGALAGHQDGITFIDSKGDARYLISNSKDQTIKLWDIRRFSSREGMEASRQAATQQNWDYRWQQVPKKAWRKLKLPGDSSLMTYRGHGVLHTLIRCRFSPIHSTGQQFIYSGCSTGKVVVYDLLSGHIVKKLTNHKACVRDVSWHPFEEKIVSSSWDGNLRLWQYRQAEYFQDDMPESEECASAPAPVPHSSTAFSSPQ
- the DCAF11 gene encoding DDB1- and CUL4-associated factor 11 isoform X2, whose protein sequence is MGSRNSSSAGSGSGDPSEGLSRRGAGLRRSEEEEEEDEDVDLAQVLAYLLRRGQVRLVQGGGAANLQFIQALLDSEEENDRAWDGRLGDRYNPPVDATPDTRELECNEIKTQVELATGQLGLRRAAQEHSFPRMLHQRERGLCHRGSFSLGEQSRVISHFLPNDLGFTDSYSQKAFCGIYSKDGQIFMSACQDQTIRLYDCRYGRFRKFKSIKARDVGWSVLDVAFTPDGNHFLYSSWSDYIHICNIYGEGDTHTALDLRPDERRFAVFSIAVSSDGREVLGGANDGCLYVFDREQNRRTLQIESHEDDVNAVAFADISSQILFSGGDDAICKVWDRRTMREDDPKPVGALAGHQDGITFIDSKGDARYLISNSKDQTIKLWDIRRFSSREGMEASRQAATQQNWDYRWQQVPKKAWRKLKLPGDSSLMTYRGHGVLHTLIRCRFSPIHSTGQQFIYSGCSTGKVVVYDLLSGHIVKKLTNHKACVRDVSWHPFEEKIVSSSWDGNLRLWQYRQAEYFQDDMPESEECASAPAPVPHSSTAFSSPQ
- the DCAF11 gene encoding DDB1- and CUL4-associated factor 11 isoform X1; the encoded protein is MGSRNSSSAGSGSGDPSEGLSRRGAGLRRSEEEEEEDEDVDLAQVLAYLLRRGQVRLVQGGGAANLQFIQALLDSEEENDRAWDGRLGDRYNPPVDATPDTRELECNEIKTQVELATGQLGLRRAAQEHSFPRMLHQRERGLCHRGSFSLGEQSRVISHFLPNDLGFTDSYSQKAFCGIYSKDGQIFMSACQDQTIRLYDCRYGRFRKFKSIKARDVGWSVLDVAFTPDGNHFLYSSWSDYIHICNIYGEGDTHTALDLRPDERRFAVFSIAVSSDGREVLGGANDGCLYVFDREQNRRTLQIESHEDDVNAVAFADISSQILFSGGDDAICKVWDRRTMREDDPKPVGALAGHQDGITFIDSKGDARYLISNSKDQTIKLWDIRRFSSREGMEASRQAATQQNWDYRWQQVPKKAWRKLKLPGDSSLMTYRGHGVLHTLIRCRFSPIHSTGQQFIYSGCSTGKVVVYDLLSGHIVKKLTNHKACVRDVSWHPFEEKIVSSSVRLQGLGVLAHVWGLDLGWGQHLLTTCHPLPCSGTGTCVCGSTARLSTSRMICQNPRNVPAPLPQCPTPLQPFPHPSRSDLQPHTG
- the DCAF11 gene encoding DDB1- and CUL4-associated factor 11 isoform X4, with product MGSRNSSSAGSGSGDPSEGLSRRGAGLRRSEEEEEEDEDVDLAQALLDSEEENDRAWDGRLGDRYNPPVDATPDTRELECNEIKTQVELATGQLGLRRAAQEHSFPRMLHQRERGLCHRGSFSLGEQSRVISHFLPNDLGFTDSYSQKAFCGIYSKDGQIFMSACQDQTIRLYDCRYGRFRKFKSIKARDVGWSVLDVAFTPDGNHFLYSSWSDYIHICNIYGEGDTHTALDLRPDERRFAVFSIAVSSDGREVLGGANDGCLYVFDREQNRRTLQIESHEDDVNAVAFADISSQILFSGGDDAICKVWDRRTMREDDPKPVGALAGHQDGITFIDSKGDARYLISNSKDQTIKLWDIRRFSSREGMEASRQAATQQNWDYRWQQVPKKAWRKLKLPGDSSLMTYRGHGVLHTLIRCRFSPIHSTGQQFIYSGCSTGKVVVYDLLSGHIVKKLTNHKACVRDVSWHPFEEKIVSSSWDGNLRLWQYRQAEYFQDDMPESEECASAPAPVPHSSTAFSSPQ
- the DCAF11 gene encoding DDB1- and CUL4-associated factor 11 isoform X7, with protein sequence MLHQRERGLCHRGSFSLGEQSRVISHFLPNDLGFTDSYSQKAFCGIYSKDGQIFMSACQDQTIRLYDCRYGRFRKFKSIKARDVGWSVLDVAFTPDGNHFLYSSWSDYIHICNIYGEGDTHTALDLRPDERRFAVFSIAVSSDGREVLGGANDGCLYVFDREQNRRTLQIESHEDDVNAVAFADISSQILFSGGDDAICKVWDRRTMREDDPKPVGALAGHQDGITFIDSKGDARYLISNSKDQTIKLWDIRRFSSREGMEASRQAATQQNWDYRWQQVPKKAWRKLKLPGDSSLMTYRGHGVLHTLIRCRFSPIHSTGQQFIYSGCSTGKVVVYDLLSGHIVKKLTNHKACVRDVSWHPFEEKIVSSSWDGNLRLWQYRQAEYFQDDMPESEECASAPAPVPHSSTAFSSPQ
- the DCAF11 gene encoding DDB1- and CUL4-associated factor 11 isoform X3; its protein translation is MKMWIWPRGQVRLVQGGGAANLQFIQALLDSEEENDRAWDGRLGDRYNPPVDATPDTRELECNEIKTQVELATGQLGLRRAAQEHSFPRMLHQRERGLCHRGSFSLGEQSRVISHFLPNDLGFTDSYSQKAFCGIYSKDGQIFMSACQDQTIRLYDCRYGRFRKFKSIKARDVGWSVLDVAFTPDGNHFLYSSWSDYIHICNIYGEGDTHTALDLRPDERRFAVFSIAVSSDGREVLGGANDGCLYVFDREQNRRTLQIESHEDDVNAVAFADISSQILFSGGDDAICKVWDRRTMREDDPKPVGALAGHQDGITFIDSKGDARYLISNSKDQTIKLWDIRRFSSREGMEASRQAATQQNWDYRWQQVPKKAWRKLKLPGDSSLMTYRGHGVLHTLIRCRFSPIHSTGQQFIYSGCSTGKVVVYDLLSGHIVKKLTNHKACVRDVSWHPFEEKIVSSSVRLQGLGVLAHVWGLDLGWGQHLLTTCHPLPCSGTGTCVCGSTARLSTSRMICQNPRNVPAPLPQCPTPLQPFPHPSRSDLQPHTG
- the DCAF11 gene encoding DDB1- and CUL4-associated factor 11 isoform X6, whose translation is MTELGMVVLGIDTTHPWMLPLTPGSWNAMRSRHKWNWPQGSWGLGGPPRSTAFLECCTSFLPNDLGFTDSYSQKAFCGIYSKDGQIFMSACQDQTIRLYDCRYGRFRKFKSIKARDVGWSVLDVAFTPDGNHFLYSSWSDYIHICNIYGEGDTHTALDLRPDERRFAVFSIAVSSDGREVLGGANDGCLYVFDREQNRRTLQIESHEDDVNAVAFADISSQILFSGGDDAICKVWDRRTMREDDPKPVGALAGHQDGITFIDSKGDARYLISNSKDQTIKLWDIRRFSSREGMEASRQAATQQNWDYRWQQVPKKAWRKLKLPGDSSLMTYRGHGVLHTLIRCRFSPIHSTGQQFIYSGCSTGKVVVYDLLSGHIVKKLTNHKACVRDVSWHPFEEKIVSSSWDGNLRLWQYRQAEYFQDDMPESEECASAPAPVPHSSTAFSSPQ